In Chitinophagales bacterium, the sequence CATTACCACATATTCTACATCTTTTTCAAAAAGTGTATATGCTTTTAGCAACTGCTGAATAGTGTGTAACCTTTCTGTTTTAATGGCATAATCTTGCATGAGCTGTTCTTTAAGCTCCATTTTTTCTTCATCATTTTTATCAGATTTTTCAATATCTGCTATTTTGCCACCTACATCGGGTACTACAAAGAAATTTTTATCTTCTCCTCCAGAAGTTATTAGCTCTATACCTTGCTCTTTAAGTTCTACAGAGTTTTGTTTTTCTTCTATTACAAACAATAAGTCTTCATCTACTATTGGCATTTCCTTGTTTTGGTCTTGCATATAGTGATTTTCTGTTTTTTGCAAGATTTGTTTTACACCTTGCTCACTCAAAAACTTAATTAACGGCTTGTTTTTAGGCAGTGCACGGTAGGCTTGCAATAAAGCAAAACCGCCATCGCCCGGCTTGTAGCCTGTATTTCCGGCTTTTATTAGTTTTTTTGCGTCATTTAAGTATTGCGTAGCTTTATTTCTTTGAGCTTCCACTAATTTTGATATTCTTGGTTTTAATTCATAAAACTGCTCTTCATCGTTGGTATCTACTTGTCCGCTAATAATTAAAGGTGTACGAGCATCATCTATTAAAACAGAGTCCACCTCATCTATCATGGCATAGTGTAGTTTTCGCTGCACTAACTCACTTGCATTTCGCAACATATTATCTCTTAAATAATCAAAACCAAATTCGTTATTGGTTCCATAAGTAATATCTGCTTTGTAAGCGGCTATTCTTTCTTCAGAGTGAGGTCTGTATCTGTCTATACAATCTACTTTTATACCCAAAAAGTTAAAAATAGGGGCATTCCACTCGCAGTCCCTTGTAGCTAAGTAGTTGTTTACCGTAATAATATGTACGCCCAAACCCGGCAGTGCATTTAAGTACGCAGGAAGCGTAGAAACTAAAGTTTTACCTTCCCCTGTTTGCATTTCTGCTATTTTACCTTGGTGTAGTACAATTCCGCCTATCAACTGTACATCATAATGCACCATATTCCATGTAACTTGAGCTCCGGCTGCCATCCACGAATTTTTGTATGTAGCATTATTGCCCTCTATAGTTACAAAATCTGACGAAGCGGCTAAATCTCTATCCATATCTGTAGCGGCAGATACCATTTCAGTATTTTGAGAAAATCTTCTTGCTGTTTCTTTGACTACGGCAAATGCTTGAGGTAAAATTTGCTCTAATATTTCTTCTACTTTTTGGTCTTTTTCTAATTTTAGCTCGTCAATTTTGTCAAAAATTTCTTCTTTTTCTTCTACAGGCATTTCTAAGTTCTCAGAAACTTGCTGTTCTAAAGATTCTATTTTATCGTCTATCTCTTTAGTGTAAGCGTTTATTTTATCTCTAAAAACCTTGGTTTTGCCACGCAATTCATCATTGCTAACGTTCTTTAGCTTTTCAAATTCGCTATTTATTTCATCTACAATAGGCTGTATTGCCTTAATGTCTTTTTCGTGTTTGTTGCCAAAGATTTTACCAAAAACCTTTTCTACAAAATTTGCCATAAACTGTTTTTCTATTTAAGATGTACAAAAGTACGAGATAATATTAAAATCAAACTCAATATTCTGTCTTTCAAATAACATTCCATTAATATTAATCGGAAATAATGTCATAAACCTTATATTTTTGCAAAAAATAACACAAATGAACATTCTTATAATTGGCTCAGGAGGGAGAGAACATACTTTTGCTTGGAAACTTAAACAAAGTCCTTTAACTAACAATTTATATGTAGCTCCGGGCAATGGGGGTACTAAAAAAATAGCTACTAATATAAATATTGATGTTTGCGATTTTGAAACTCAAAAGAAATTTTGCTTAGAAAACAACATTGACATAGTTGTAGTAGGACCAGAAGTGCCATTAGTGGAAGGTATTTACGATTATTTTAAAAATGATGAAGCTTCAAAGCATATTAATGTAATAGGTCCTTCAAAAAAAGGTGCACAACTTGAAGGAAGTAAAAGTTTTGCTAAATATTTTATGCAAAGACACCATATTCCTACTGCGGCATTTAATGAGTTTACTTCAGATAATTTAGCACAAGGTTTTTTGTTTATAGAGCAAAATAAAGCTCCGTTTGTACTTAAAGCAGACGGGCTGGCAGCAGGAAAAGGTGTGGTTATAACTGAGGATAAAATGGAAGCTAAAGCTACGCTTATAGAAATGATAACCGCGGCAAAATTTGGCGAAGCCGGCAGTAAAGTAATTATAGAAGAATTTTTAAAAGGGATAGAATTTTCTGTTTTTGTACTTACAGATGGCGAAAATTATGTAATACTTCCCGAAGCAAAAGACTATAAACGCATAGGCGAAGGCGACAAAGGCTTAAACACGGGCGGAATGGGAGCAGTTTCTCCGGTGCCGTTTGTTACAGATGAATTAATGCAAAAGGTAATACAAAAAGTAGTAGAACCTACCGTAAAAGGTTTAAAAGAAGAAAATATTACCTACAAAGGTTTTATTTATGTAGGGTTAATTTTAGTAGAAAATGAGCCTTATGTAATAGAATACAACTGCCGTATGGGCGACCCGGAAACGGAAATAGTACTACCAAGATTGGAAAACGATTTAGTAGAACTGTTTAATGCCGTAAAACACCGAAATTTAGATAAAGTAGAAATAAAACACAGCAAAAAACATGGAGCTACGGTTATTTTGGCATCGGGTGGCTATCCGGAAAGTTATGAAAAAGGAAAAGAAATAAGTTTACCTAAGGCTAAAGAAGATGTAATGGTTTTTCATGCCGGCACAAAGGAACAAAATGGCAAACTGCTGACCAATGGCGGACGCGTAATAGCCGTAAGTGCTTTAGGAGAATCTTTAAAAAACGCTTTAAGCAAAGCGAATGCTGTAGCTAATGAAATTGAATTTGATAAAAAATACTATAGAAAAGATATAGGCTGGGAGTTTTGAGGAAAAAATGGATATTCAAACTATAAAGATAGATTTGATAAGGTTTTTTTAAGTATATAAATTATTTATCTTGTTAAATAAACATAATCTCTAAGTACAGTTTTTAAAAAAACACTACTACTTTTACTGCCCTGCGGAGTTTTTACATCCATAGTTTTAGCCACATAGGCACTTAATGAGTTTAGTGCTTTCATGTGCGTTTCGTTTGGAAATTTTTGGTATCTATCTAAAGTTTCTTTAACTACCAACATTTGCTCTTCAGAAAAATTTTTAGCCATATTAAAAGAAACATCATAATCCTTTATGTTTATCATTTTTAAAACATCATTGAGCTTATAACTCTGTGGATTTTGTACTTGTATAACAACCGTATTAGCTATAATATCGCCCAGCCGCTGACTTTTGTTTGTAGATAATACAGCAACTACAGCCACAATGCCGCTTGAAAAAGTAATATCAACCAAACGAAACATCCACCGGGTTAAATAGTCTATAAATTCCGGTCTTTCGCCATTAGTTTTTATTACTCTTATGCCCAATGCTCTTTTACCTAAACTCTGTCCATTCATAAAATATTCAAACAGTAAATGGTAAAACATAATTATAGGCAGTATAATTAAATAAACATATAGTTCGCTAAAATCACTATTTCTTGGGAAAAAAGATACTAATATTAAAACCAAGATGTAATAAATAACCCCAATAGCAAAACTATCAATAATAAAAGCTAAAATACGCTGCATTACTCCAGCTAAACTATAACTAATAGCTACCTGCTGAGCAGTTTCTACATCTATTGACTTCATTCATTAAACTTTAAAAATATATTTCTATTTCTGTCAAAAATACACTTTTTTTTAAGATATTTAAGCTCGCAAAACGATGAAGGAAACTAAATTTGTAAATCAGAATAAGGAAAAATGGCAAGAGTTTGAAAAACTAAGCCAAAGCAAAACAAAGAACCCCGATAGGCTTAGCGAGTTGTATGTGCAGATAACCGATGATTTATCTTATGCTAAAACTTACTACAAAAACCGAATGGTAAGAGCTTATTTGAATAATTTATCGCAAAAAGTTTATTTAAGTATTTACAAAACTAAAAAATCCCCTTTTAAAAATCTTTGGAATTTTTGGCAAGAAGAATTGCCTTACATTATTTACCAATGTAGAAAAGAGTTGTTGCTTTCTTTAGCTGTTTTTTTAATAGCAGCAGGTATTGGAGCATTTTCGGTATTGCAAGATGCTAATTATGCGGAAATAGTAACCAGCCCCAGTTATGTAGAAATGACTAAAGAAAACATAAAAAATGGCGACCCCATGTATGTTTACAAAGATGAAGACCCTTTGCCCATGTTTTTGCGTATAGCGTGGAACAACATAAGAGTATCTTTCAATGTATTTGTAATGGGCGTGCTGGCTGGTGTAGGCACTATTTTTATGCTGATACTCAATGGCACTATGTTGGGTGGTTTCCAATTTTTCTTTTACGATAAAGGTGTGTTTTGGGAGTCGGTAATAACAGTGTGGCAACACGGCACCATAGAAATACTTTGTATAATAATAGCCGGAGGTGCAGGCTTAGTATTGGGCAGAGGATTAATAGCTCCCGGGGCATATCCACGCTTACAGTCTTTTCAAATGGCTGCCCGAAAAGGATTGCTCATTATGCTTTCCATTATTCCACTCATAATAATTGCAGCTTTTATTGAAGGCTATATTACCCGATTAACCGATGCCAATATTTTTTATAGAATAGGTTTAATTATTTTGTCCTTAACTTTTATGATAGGATACTATGTTTATTACCCGTTTAAAAAATATAAACAAGGTTTTAGCCAAGAAGTAAAAGCAGAAAAAACCATAGAAAGTAAAGATTTAAGCATCAACTACAAAAAAATTAAAACAGCCGTAGAATCTTTTGCCGATAGTTTTTCATTATATGCTGCTAATTTTGGCAAGTTTGTAGGTGTGTCATTGTTCTTTGCCGGCATTTATGGCTTCATTTATTTGTTTTTCTTTAAAGAAGAAACTTTATACATTGATGTTTATGATTTTGGCAAAGTAGAAAATGTGTTTTTTGCACTAATGGAAGTTATTTTTTCAAGTTTTAATGATATTTTCAGCATGCCTCATTCTATTCCTTTTTTTAGTGCCAATACCATTTTGCTTGCCACACTTATAGGATTGAGCACTCGTTTAGTAATAAAAAATGCTCAACCATTATTAACCATAAAACCACACCGAATTATACTTAGCAGTTTAATAATAAGTTTACTTATAAATGTCATATTTTTAGTAAGCAAAGGCATAGGATATTGGACTTTTTTGTGTCTAATTCCATTTTTAGCTTATTTGAATATAGCTACGAACATAAATAAAAACTTCATGCAAGGAGTACAGCAAGGCTTTAGCTTACTGTTTGTCAATTTTATGAGTACAGTGGGTTTGTTTTTTCTTTTACTACTCATTACCACATTGGTTTCTTTAATGAATATAAGTATTATATCGCTGTGGATGGTAGATTTTATAAGTCAAAACTTTTTAATGGATGGCGAGCAATACACTAAGTTTTATACTTTTATTTCAGGATTTATTGGCGTAGGCACTTTTGCTATGATTTACCCAATTTTTTATTTAGCATTTGGCATACAGTTTTTAAGCAATGCCGAAAAACAAAATGCCACACATTTACAAGACAAAATAAATGCCCTGTTTCTTGAGTAAGATTTTTAAAAATATGGTGTTAATGGTAGTTTTTACTACTTTAATTCTGTCTGTTTTTAGCCAAAAAAATGAAGACATAAAACGGTACGATAAAGAATACTACGAAAAAGTTACAAAAGGAGTTGACTACACCGAAAACATAAAAGAAAGAGAAATTAAAGAACCAAAAATTCCAAATATCAATATGCCAAATTTAGGCAACTGGACTGTAGTGGGCGAGCTTTTAAAAGTTATAGCCATTATAACTTTAGTGCTTGTTTTGGCTTATTTTATTTATACAATTTTTGAAGAAAACTACGGAGGTGCTAATAAGGCAATTAAGAAGTATAAAAACGTTTTAATAGAAAACTTAGAGCAGCACATACATGAAGTAGATTTACACCAATTTTTAGCAGAAGCTTTAAAAAACAATGATTTTAAACTGGCGGTAAGAATTTATTATCTAATAATAATAAAACAACTAAGCGATTCAAAATTAATAAACTGGAAAAAACAAAAAACCAATGGCGAATATGTTTCTGAATTATTTGGCAGTAATTATTTCCCCGATTTTAAAGATAGCACCCTCATTTTTGAACGAATATGGTATGGCGATATAGAAATAGATAAACAACGCTACGAAAATGTAGCCGGTAAGTACAAACAGTTTTTAAACAAACTACCTAAAACTATTAACAGTGAAGCAAAGTAAAAATACAAGAACTACACTGATAGTAATAGGCGTTTTGGTGCTTTTATATGGAGCGTTTATGCTTTATCAAAAGCAATTTAGGTCAAAATATACCTGGTACACAAACTATGTTTATGACAATAAGCAACCTTATGGAGCACATATTTTATATCAACTTTTAAAAAATTACAGCAACGAAAACCTAACGCTTATAGATGAACAAAATCTTAGAGATTTTTTAAACGAGCACGATACCGTAACCAACGCCAACTATTTTGTAATAGGAAAACACTGCAATTATAATGAAGATGATATAGTTAACCTTAAACAATTTGTAAGAAGAGGAAATACTGCTTTTATAGCCTTAGAAGAATTGTCGTACGATTTGTTGTATTCTGCTGTTTCAGAATGTGCTATAGTAGAGTATGAAAACTATTATAGCCCAAGTGGCAGATTAAGCGTTAGGTTTAACGATACTTTGTCCAAAAATTATGTTTTTAAATATAAATACAACGATAAGCCAAGTAGTTATTATTGGAAATATTTTGAAACAGAACAATGTAGTATTGATGAAATAATACCATTGAGTACAATTAATAAAAGAAAATCAAATTTTATAAAAATAAACTACGGTAGAGGCAAGTTTTTGGTTCATGCAAACCCTGAATTGTTTACTAATTTATTTTTAATAAAGCCCATTTATGCCGACCATTCTGAAATGGTTTTTGCTAACCTAAGTGATGGTCCTATTTATTGGGATAGAAACAGCAAACTATGGAGTATAAGTGGAAATAATTATACCAATGGCAATGAAGGCAACACACCTTTTGATTATATTTTACGCCAGCCGGCTTTAAAATGGGCGTATTATTTAATGTGGAGTTTAGTTATTCTTTTTGTACTTTTTAATCTTTGGCGAAAACAAAAAGCCGTGCCCGTAAAATTTCCAAAGAAAAACACTACATTAGAATTTGTACACTCAATAGGCGAACTGTATTTTAAAAATAAAAACAACAAAAAACTGGCTATACAAAAAATGAATTTGTTTGTAAAAAAAGCCCGTAACAGATACAATATATCAGAAAACAATGAAGAGAGATTTATTAGTTTGTTAGCTAAAAAATCGGATGTAGAAAAACAAAAAATAGAGCAAATTTTTAAATTTTACCACATTATAGAAAAGCAAAACGAAAACATAAGCGATGAAGATTTAATTAAATTTTATTCACTTTTACAAAACTTTAATAAAACTGCTAAATAAAAAATATGGAAGAACAACAAGAAAACCAAAATGCACAGCATGAACAAGATTCTTTTATGGAAAATAAGCTTGACGTTAGTTTAGTGCAAAACACCACTTACGCCATAAAACAAGAAATAGGAAAAGTGGTAGTAGGGCAAAATAAAATGTTAGATTTATTAATTATTGCACTGCTAACCAACGGACACGTACTAATAGAAGGCGTACCGGGAATAGCTAAAACATTAACGGCAAAATTATTGGCAAAAGTTATAGATTTAGATTTTTCTCGTATTCAGTTTACACCAGATTTAATGCCTACAGATGTATTAGGAACATCGGTTTTTAACTTAAAAAACTCCGATTTTACATTTAACAAAGGACCTATTTTTTCTAATTTAATACTGATAGATGAAATAAATAGAGCTCCCGCCAAAACACAAGCAGCTTTATTTGAAGTAATGGAAGAAAAACAAGCCACCATTGACGGAACAACCTATCCTATGGCTTTGCCGTTTTTTGTTATGGCTACTCAAAACCCTATAGAACAAGAAGGAACATATAAGCTACCAGAAGCACAGCTTGACCGTTTTTTATTCAGAATAAAAATAGACTATCCAAGTGTGGAAGAAGAAGTGCAAATTTTAAACCGATTTAAAAGCAGTTTTGACCACACAAAAACTATAAATGTAGATAAA encodes:
- the purD gene encoding phosphoribosylamine--glycine ligase — encoded protein: MNILIIGSGGREHTFAWKLKQSPLTNNLYVAPGNGGTKKIATNINIDVCDFETQKKFCLENNIDIVVVGPEVPLVEGIYDYFKNDEASKHINVIGPSKKGAQLEGSKSFAKYFMQRHHIPTAAFNEFTSDNLAQGFLFIEQNKAPFVLKADGLAAGKGVVITEDKMEAKATLIEMITAAKFGEAGSKVIIEEFLKGIEFSVFVLTDGENYVILPEAKDYKRIGEGDKGLNTGGMGAVSPVPFVTDELMQKVIQKVVEPTVKGLKEENITYKGFIYVGLILVENEPYVIEYNCRMGDPETEIVLPRLENDLVELFNAVKHRNLDKVEIKHSKKHGATVILASGGYPESYEKGKEISLPKAKEDVMVFHAGTKEQNGKLLTNGGRVIAVSALGESLKNALSKANAVANEIEFDKKYYRKDIGWEF
- a CDS encoding RDD family protein — encoded protein: MKSIDVETAQQVAISYSLAGVMQRILAFIIDSFAIGVIYYILVLILVSFFPRNSDFSELYVYLIILPIIMFYHLLFEYFMNGQSLGKRALGIRVIKTNGERPEFIDYLTRWMFRLVDITFSSGIVAVVAVLSTNKSQRLGDIIANTVVIQVQNPQSYKLNDVLKMINIKDYDVSFNMAKNFSEEQMLVVKETLDRYQKFPNETHMKALNSLSAYVAKTMDVKTPQGSKSSSVFLKTVLRDYVYLTR
- a CDS encoding stage II sporulation protein M encodes the protein MKETKFVNQNKEKWQEFEKLSQSKTKNPDRLSELYVQITDDLSYAKTYYKNRMVRAYLNNLSQKVYLSIYKTKKSPFKNLWNFWQEELPYIIYQCRKELLLSLAVFLIAAGIGAFSVLQDANYAEIVTSPSYVEMTKENIKNGDPMYVYKDEDPLPMFLRIAWNNIRVSFNVFVMGVLAGVGTIFMLILNGTMLGGFQFFFYDKGVFWESVITVWQHGTIEILCIIIAGGAGLVLGRGLIAPGAYPRLQSFQMAARKGLLIMLSIIPLIIIAAFIEGYITRLTDANIFYRIGLIILSLTFMIGYYVYYPFKKYKQGFSQEVKAEKTIESKDLSINYKKIKTAVESFADSFSLYAANFGKFVGVSLFFAGIYGFIYLFFFKEETLYIDVYDFGKVENVFFALMEVIFSSFNDIFSMPHSIPFFSANTILLATLIGLSTRLVIKNAQPLLTIKPHRIILSSLIISLLINVIFLVSKGIGYWTFLCLIPFLAYLNIATNINKNFMQGVQQGFSLLFVNFMSTVGLFFLLLLITTLVSLMNISIISLWMVDFISQNFLMDGEQYTKFYTFISGFIGVGTFAMIYPIFYLAFGIQFLSNAEKQNATHLQDKINALFLE
- a CDS encoding DUF4350 domain-containing protein — its product is MKQSKNTRTTLIVIGVLVLLYGAFMLYQKQFRSKYTWYTNYVYDNKQPYGAHILYQLLKNYSNENLTLIDEQNLRDFLNEHDTVTNANYFVIGKHCNYNEDDIVNLKQFVRRGNTAFIALEELSYDLLYSAVSECAIVEYENYYSPSGRLSVRFNDTLSKNYVFKYKYNDKPSSYYWKYFETEQCSIDEIIPLSTINKRKSNFIKINYGRGKFLVHANPELFTNLFLIKPIYADHSEMVFANLSDGPIYWDRNSKLWSISGNNYTNGNEGNTPFDYILRQPALKWAYYLMWSLVILFVLFNLWRKQKAVPVKFPKKNTTLEFVHSIGELYFKNKNNKKLAIQKMNLFVKKARNRYNISENNEERFISLLAKKSDVEKQKIEQIFKFYHIIEKQNENISDEDLIKFYSLLQNFNKTAK
- a CDS encoding MoxR family ATPase, which codes for MEEQQENQNAQHEQDSFMENKLDVSLVQNTTYAIKQEIGKVVVGQNKMLDLLIIALLTNGHVLIEGVPGIAKTLTAKLLAKVIDLDFSRIQFTPDLMPTDVLGTSVFNLKNSDFTFNKGPIFSNLILIDEINRAPAKTQAALFEVMEEKQATIDGTTYPMALPFFVMATQNPIEQEGTYKLPEAQLDRFLFRIKIDYPSVEEEVQILNRFKSSFDHTKTINVDKKVSAKDIQNCLETIEQVHIKDELIKYIAEIIDNTRNNGDLTLGASPRASLAILKCAKAQAAINGRDFVTPDDIQAVAFPVLNHRIILNPDKEIEGTKEEEIIQEIIEKIEVPR